The sequence TAACACCTGATTTTCAGCATCTTGTTAATGTTTTGGAAGAATTTGCCAATGGCATGGCCTTAAAGCAGGGCGGACTGAGCGGGATGAAAAAAGCGTTGGAATCGGGCGGAACAGTAACTTATGTGTACAGTTCCGGATTACAGGTTTCAGGTGTGGTAAGTGAAGTATTCAGCCTGAACAATCAGGTTGTTTATGCCTCCACAAAAGGGAACACTATCCTGTGCATAGACAACAAAGTGCTTGACGGACACGGAACTGATTATCATGCTGAAGGGTTTGGCTCCCCTGTCGGGAAACTGAAAGCCGCTTATTTGCCACTGGAGGATATGGATGAAAAAAACCTTCAAAAATATGGTATCTCAGAAGGGAAAGATTGCCGGCTGGAATTTGAGAGCGGGGTAGTGGTGAGAGGTTTTTTGAAAAAAATTATCAGGCATCGTGGGAAGAATGTATTGTTTTCACTTGAACATTGCACGGTAACTTATGAAGAAAAGGTATTGTTTCAGCCTCAATGGGGTATTTATGATATGGCAGTCGGAGAGAGGATCATTTCTGTATTTGCCGGTCCTGCCGACCCTGTGGCATATCAACTTCATTATCAGCCGCCTGCAGAAAGAACCCACAAAATTGTTCATGATGAAAAAGCACTCAGGCTTCATTCATTGTACCAGCAGCTCAGGAATTTGAGGGAAAACCACATTGTCAGCAGGGAAGGAGTGGAAAACATCTGGCAGGTATTAAGAACAGAATACCCGGAAGACTGGCTGCTCTCACTTGAAATCTTAGAATATCTGATGCGAAACAATATCAATGGAGATTTAAGACAAGGAGTTGAATATCAGTTAAGTAAATTAAAAAGGAACCCGCATTTCCAGAAACTGATACTTAACGGGTTGGAACAGATCTATGCTGACCTATAGTCTGTCAGGGTGTTGAAAGGGAAACCGGCAAAATTTTCCCGTTAAAATATTTATGTCCGTTTAAGGCAAATTCTGCTATAAATTTTGCCATTTCATCCGCATTCAGAAGTGCCTCATAACCGGGGAAAGCATTTTTAAGCATTTCGGTATTGACTGCTCCAAGAGCCAGGCAATTGACCCGTATGTTTGTGTCTTCCAGTTCAACGGCAAGCAATTCAGTCAGATTAGCCATAGCTGCCTTTGAAGAGGCATAAGCACTTAATCCTTTGAATTTCACACTTCCCTGAAATCCACCCATGCTGCTGATGTTGACGATATGGGCAGGTCCGGTTTTACCCATTACCGGTAAAACATGGCGAATCAAAGAAACCTGGCTGAAAAAATTTACCTGATAAACATTTTTCCATTCTTCATCGGTAATATCTGAAAACTTTTTGTTTAACATCATTCCTGCATTATTGAGAAGGATGGATACTTCCTCAGGAAGCCAGGAAAAATTGTCAGAAGAGAAAGGTTTTTCAAAATCGATTGCAATGGTTTTAAGATTTTTAAAGCGGTGAGGCTGAAATAATGCATTCAGCTTCTGTTCATTTCTGCCAAGAGCAAAAACCTGAAAATCTGTATTTAAACAGAAGTATCTCGCTGTTTCATATCCGATTCCACCGGTAGCTCCGGTAACGATGATGCTTTTCATATCAAATGGTTAATCTTCTTCCCTTATGAGCAGTAAGATAGCGTGTTGGGGAAC comes from Sphingobacteriales bacterium and encodes:
- a CDS encoding SDR family oxidoreductase, with product MKSIIVTGATGGIGYETARYFCLNTDFQVFALGRNEQKLNALFQPHRFKNLKTIAIDFEKPFSSDNFSWLPEEVSILLNNAGMMLNKKFSDITDEEWKNVYQVNFFSQVSLIRHVLPVMGKTGPAHIVNISSMGGFQGSVKFKGLSAYASSKAAMANLTELLAVELEDTNIRVNCLALGAVNTEMLKNAFPGYEALLNADEMAKFIAEFALNGHKYFNGKILPVSLSTP
- a CDS encoding aromatic amino acid hydroxylase, which produces AQIRNLHWWTVEYGLIGDVKNHKIYGAGLLSSIGESYSCMQPEVRKLPYTIDAKDVTFDITTRQPQLFVTPDFQHLVNVLEEFANGMALKQGGLSGMKKALESGGTVTYVYSSGLQVSGVVSEVFSLNNQVVYASTKGNTILCIDNKVLDGHGTDYHAEGFGSPVGKLKAAYLPLEDMDEKNLQKYGISEGKDCRLEFESGVVVRGFLKKIIRHRGKNVLFSLEHCTVTYEEKVLFQPQWGIYDMAVGERIISVFAGPADPVAYQLHYQPPAERTHKIVHDEKALRLHSLYQQLRNLRENHIVSREGVENIWQVLRTEYPEDWLLSLEILEYLMRNNINGDLRQGVEYQLSKLKRNPHFQKLILNGLEQIYADL